From a region of the Thermus caldilimi genome:
- a CDS encoding CoA-binding protein: MTDLELKAYLEKARTIAVLGAHKDPSRPAHYVPRYLWEKGYRILPVNPRFAGEELFGIRAVASLEEIAEPVDILDVFRPSGALLGHLPEVLALRPGLVWLQTGIRHSGFEEALKEAGIPVVADRCLMVEHRRLFGVR; the protein is encoded by the coding sequence ATGACCGACCTGGAGCTCAAGGCCTACCTGGAAAAGGCCCGGACCATCGCCGTTCTCGGGGCCCACAAGGATCCTTCCCGCCCCGCCCACTACGTGCCCCGTTACCTCTGGGAGAAGGGGTACCGCATCCTGCCCGTTAACCCTCGCTTTGCCGGGGAGGAGCTTTTCGGGATTCGGGCGGTGGCGAGCCTCGAGGAGATCGCCGAGCCCGTGGATATCCTGGATGTGTTCCGTCCCTCAGGGGCCCTTCTTGGCCACCTGCCGGAGGTCTTGGCCCTGAGGCCGGGCCTGGTGTGGCTGCAGACCGGCATCCGCCATTCGGGCTTTGAAGAGGCGTTAAAGGAAGCGGGCATACCCGTGGTGGCCGATCGTTGTCTCATGGTGGAGCACCGAAGGCTTTTCGGGGTCCGCTGA
- a CDS encoding prepilin peptidase, which produces MWPFVALLLGLVVGSFLNVVIHRLPKGESIVFPPSRCPHCGHRLAPRDLVPVFSYLALKGRCRYCHSPISPRYPLVEALTGLLFALAALFYPPSPQAFLTFAFLALLVALSFIDLDTYELPDSLTYGLLFLGLLSAYLLSFPRPFAEALDGALIAAGVLGLVAGYGGLFLRRFREARAEVPVGPHQVHMAALFGALLGPGVGMALAFLTWALSGRTGKPVVLPDRITLSLLPLAWILAPYLGADLLSTLKESLLAAGGLALAGGLYWAFKPLNEEGEETDPVAMGYGDVKLLGALGAWLGLYSLLALFLGVFAGALVGLAFRQRKIPFGPYLALGGVVAFFFGEALWRAYMAWLGL; this is translated from the coding sequence ATGTGGCCCTTTGTTGCCCTGCTCCTCGGCCTGGTGGTGGGCTCCTTCCTGAACGTGGTCATCCACCGCCTGCCCAAAGGGGAGTCCATCGTCTTCCCACCCTCCCGCTGCCCCCATTGCGGGCATCGCCTGGCCCCTAGGGACCTGGTTCCCGTGTTCTCCTACCTGGCCCTTAAGGGGCGGTGCCGCTATTGCCATAGCCCCATATCCCCCCGCTATCCCCTGGTGGAGGCCCTCACGGGCCTGCTTTTTGCCCTGGCCGCCCTCTTTTACCCTCCCTCGCCCCAGGCTTTCCTCACCTTCGCCTTCCTGGCCCTCCTGGTGGCCCTTTCCTTCATAGACCTGGACACCTATGAGCTTCCCGATTCCCTCACCTACGGCCTTCTCTTCCTGGGGCTCCTTTCCGCCTACCTTCTTTCCTTCCCCCGCCCCTTCGCCGAGGCCCTGGACGGGGCCTTGATCGCCGCCGGGGTCCTGGGGCTGGTGGCGGGGTACGGAGGGCTTTTCCTGAGGCGCTTCCGCGAGGCCAGGGCGGAGGTGCCCGTGGGGCCCCACCAGGTGCACATGGCGGCCCTTTTCGGGGCCCTCCTGGGCCCAGGGGTGGGCATGGCCCTGGCCTTCCTCACCTGGGCCCTTTCGGGGCGCACGGGAAAACCCGTGGTGCTTCCCGACCGGATTACCCTTTCCCTCCTGCCCCTGGCCTGGATCCTGGCCCCCTACCTGGGGGCCGACCTCCTGAGCACCTTGAAAGAGTCCCTCCTGGCGGCAGGGGGGTTGGCCCTGGCAGGGGGGCTTTACTGGGCCTTCAAACCCCTAAACGAGGAGGGGGAGGAAACCGATCCCGTGGCCATGGGCTATGGGGATGTGAAGCTTTTGGGGGCGCTGGGAGCCTGGCTTGGGCTTTATAGCCTCCTGGCCCTGTTCCTGGGGGTCTTCGCCGGAGCCCTGGTGGGCCTGGCTTTCCGGCAACGGAAAATCCCCTTCGGCCCCTACCTGGCCTTGGGAGGGGTGGTGGCCTTCTTCTTCGGGGAGGCCCTTTGGCGGGCGTACATGGCCTGGCTAGGCCTATAG
- a CDS encoding FAD-dependent oxidoreductase gives MQDYQVLIVGAGFAGSEAAYRLAQRGVRVGLLTQSLDSVMMPFLPPKPPFPEGSLLAQAYDPADPRLWAFHARAKYLLENQPNLHLFQATATELLLEGRRVVGVGTWEGPPARALHVVLAVGSFLGARLRMGEVEEEAGRLSEASYPDLFLHLQALGFRFLKREREVPKTPGTPGYTVSYHAFHPEEWEEATFRLTRLEGLYAVGLCVREGEYALMSQEGLRLAEHLFHELG, from the coding sequence ATGCAGGATTACCAGGTGCTCATCGTGGGGGCGGGCTTCGCGGGGAGCGAGGCCGCCTACCGTTTGGCGCAAAGGGGGGTGCGGGTGGGCCTCCTCACCCAGAGCCTGGACTCGGTGATGATGCCCTTTTTGCCCCCAAAGCCCCCTTTTCCAGAAGGGAGCCTCCTAGCCCAGGCCTACGACCCGGCCGATCCCCGGCTTTGGGCCTTCCACGCCCGGGCCAAGTACCTCCTGGAAAACCAGCCCAACCTGCATCTTTTCCAGGCCACCGCCACGGAACTCCTCCTCGAGGGGAGAAGGGTGGTGGGGGTGGGTACGTGGGAGGGCCCCCCGGCCAGGGCCCTCCATGTGGTGCTGGCGGTGGGAAGCTTTCTCGGGGCCAGGCTCCGCATGGGCGAGGTGGAGGAGGAGGCGGGCCGGCTCTCCGAGGCCAGCTACCCGGACCTCTTCCTCCACCTCCAGGCCCTAGGCTTCCGCTTCCTGAAGCGAGAAAGGGAGGTACCCAAAACCCCGGGAACCCCTGGCTACACCGTCAGCTACCACGCCTTCCATCCGGAGGAATGGGAGGAGGCCACCTTCCGTCTAACCAGGCTGGAAGGGCTTTACGCCGTGGGCCTTTGCGTGCGGGAAGGGGAGTATGCCCTCATGAGCCAAGAAGGCCTGCGCCTGGCGGAGCACCTTTTCCATGAGCTTGGGTAG
- a CDS encoding carboxypeptidase M32, with protein MKPEAAYQQLLEFQRETAYLASLGALAAWDQRTMIPKKGHEHRARQMAALARLLHQRATDPRVGEWLSAVEGSHLVQDPLSDAAVNVREWRQAYERTRAIPERLAVELAQAQSEGESYWEEARPRDDWQGFLPYLRRIFQLTKERAEILAALPVPQGDPPYGELYDALLDGYEPGMRAAELQPLFQELREGLQELLDRIQGSSRKPDTTILHRPYPKEAQRAFALELLSACGYDLEAGRLDPTAHPFEISIGPGDVRITTRYFEDFFNAGIFGTLHEMGHALYEQGLPKEHWGTPRGEAVSLGVHESQSRTWENLVGRSLGFWERFFPRAKELFPSLQDVALEDFHRAVNAVAPSLIRVEADEVTYNLHILVRLELELALFRGELALEDLPGAWAERYRAYLGVAPRDFKDGVMQDVHWSGGLFGYFPTYTLGNLYAAQFFQKAQEELGDLEGQFRRGEFRPFLDWTRRNIHAEGSRFRPKALVERVTGTPPGARPFLAYLERKYQALYGF; from the coding sequence GTGAAACCTGAAGCGGCCTATCAGCAGCTTTTGGAGTTTCAAAGGGAAACCGCCTACCTGGCTTCCCTGGGGGCCCTGGCGGCTTGGGACCAGCGCACCATGATCCCGAAGAAGGGGCACGAGCACCGGGCCAGGCAGATGGCCGCCCTGGCCCGCCTCCTCCACCAGCGGGCCACCGACCCCAGGGTTGGGGAGTGGCTTTCGGCGGTGGAAGGCTCCCACCTGGTGCAGGATCCCCTATCCGACGCGGCGGTCAACGTCCGGGAGTGGCGGCAAGCCTACGAGCGCACCCGGGCCATTCCCGAGCGGCTGGCGGTGGAGCTGGCCCAGGCGCAAAGCGAGGGGGAAAGCTATTGGGAGGAAGCCCGCCCCAGGGATGACTGGCAGGGCTTCTTGCCCTACCTGAGGCGCATCTTCCAGCTCACCAAGGAGAGGGCGGAGATCCTTGCCGCCCTTCCCGTGCCCCAAGGGGACCCGCCTTACGGGGAACTTTACGACGCCCTCCTGGACGGGTACGAGCCGGGGATGCGGGCGGCGGAACTGCAGCCCCTTTTCCAGGAGCTGAGGGAGGGGCTTCAGGAGCTTTTGGACCGGATCCAGGGTAGCAGCCGAAAACCCGACACCACCATCCTGCACCGCCCCTACCCCAAGGAGGCCCAGCGGGCCTTTGCCCTCGAGCTTCTTTCTGCCTGCGGTTACGACCTCGAGGCCGGCCGCCTGGACCCCACCGCCCATCCCTTTGAGATCTCCATCGGGCCCGGGGACGTGCGCATCACCACCCGTTACTTCGAGGACTTCTTCAACGCGGGTATCTTCGGCACCCTGCACGAGATGGGCCATGCCCTCTACGAGCAGGGCCTGCCCAAGGAGCACTGGGGCACGCCAAGGGGGGAGGCGGTCTCCTTAGGGGTGCACGAGTCGCAAAGCCGCACCTGGGAGAACCTGGTGGGCCGCTCCTTAGGCTTCTGGGAGCGCTTCTTCCCCCGGGCTAAGGAACTTTTCCCGAGCCTTCAGGACGTGGCCCTGGAGGACTTTCACCGGGCGGTGAACGCCGTGGCGCCCTCCCTCATCCGGGTGGAGGCGGACGAGGTCACCTATAACCTCCACATCCTGGTGCGCCTGGAACTGGAGCTTGCCCTCTTCCGGGGGGAGCTTGCCCTGGAGGACCTCCCCGGGGCCTGGGCGGAGCGGTACCGGGCCTACCTGGGGGTGGCCCCCAGGGACTTCAAGGACGGGGTGATGCAGGACGTGCACTGGTCCGGGGGGCTTTTCGGCTACTTCCCCACCTACACCCTGGGCAACCTCTACGCCGCCCAGTTCTTCCAAAAGGCCCAGGAGGAGCTTGGGGACCTCGAGGGCCAGTTCCGCCGGGGGGAGTTCCGGCCCTTCCTGGACTGGACCCGTAGAAACATCCACGCCGAGGGGAGCCGCTTCCGCCCCAAGGCCTTGGTGGAGCGGGTGACCGGCACGCCCCCCGGTGCCCGGCCCTTTTTGGCCTACCTGGAGAGGAAGTACCAGGCCCTTTACGGTTTCTGA
- a CDS encoding A/G-specific adenine glycosylase translates to MEKFQEALLAWYRENFRSLPWRGEKDPYRVLVAEVLLQQTRTAQAIPYYHRFLARFPTLKALREASLEEVLKAWQGAGYYRRALHLHRLAQEVEALPRSYAELLKLPGLGPYTAAAVASLAFGERVAAVDGNVRRVLSRVFALENPAPRLLRNLAQGLLPQGEAPGEWNQALMDLGATVCLPRRPLCPKCPIAPLCQGRADPGRYPGARRRKVREEALAALVLWGREGVYLERLEGRFAGFYGVPLFPQEELPHRVQSFGVNPRFAGEVRHTLTHRRLRVGVYVAPWDGEGGAFRRERLVDPGEKPLPKLMEKVLRQAQAFLAHEGILPFPHAKAHGVKPFQPG, encoded by the coding sequence ATGGAGAAGTTTCAGGAAGCGCTGCTCGCCTGGTACCGGGAAAACTTCCGCTCCCTTCCCTGGCGGGGGGAGAAGGATCCCTACCGCGTCCTGGTGGCCGAGGTGCTCCTCCAACAAACCCGCACCGCCCAGGCCATCCCCTACTACCACCGCTTCCTCGCCCGTTTCCCTACCCTAAAGGCCTTGCGGGAGGCTTCCTTGGAAGAGGTGCTTAAGGCCTGGCAGGGAGCGGGCTACTACCGCCGGGCCCTTCACCTCCACCGCCTGGCCCAGGAGGTGGAGGCCCTGCCCCGAAGCTACGCCGAGCTTCTTAAGCTTCCCGGCCTGGGTCCGTACACGGCGGCGGCGGTGGCCTCCCTGGCCTTTGGGGAAAGGGTAGCGGCGGTGGACGGCAACGTGAGGCGGGTGCTTTCCCGGGTTTTTGCCCTGGAAAACCCTGCCCCCAGGCTGCTTCGAAACCTGGCCCAAGGCCTCCTGCCCCAAGGGGAAGCCCCGGGGGAGTGGAACCAAGCCCTCATGGACCTGGGGGCCACGGTGTGCCTACCCCGGAGGCCCCTTTGTCCCAAGTGCCCCATCGCCCCCTTGTGCCAGGGGCGGGCGGACCCGGGGCGTTACCCAGGGGCCAGGAGGCGAAAAGTGCGGGAGGAAGCCCTGGCGGCCCTGGTCCTTTGGGGGCGGGAAGGGGTTTACCTGGAGAGGCTGGAGGGGCGTTTCGCCGGGTTTTACGGGGTGCCCCTGTTCCCCCAGGAGGAACTTCCCCACAGGGTGCAAAGCTTTGGGGTGAACCCCCGCTTCGCTGGGGAGGTGCGCCACACCCTCACCCACCGCAGGCTGCGGGTGGGGGTGTACGTGGCTCCTTGGGATGGGGAAGGGGGGGCTTTCCGAAGGGAACGGCTGGTGGATCCGGGGGAAAAACCCCTACCCAAGCTCATGGAAAAGGTGCTCCGCCAGGCGCAGGCCTTCTTGGCTCATGAGGGCATACTCCCCTTCCCGCACGCAAAGGCCCACGGCGTAAAGCCCTTCCAGCCTGGTTAG